The Tripterygium wilfordii isolate XIE 37 chromosome 4, ASM1340144v1, whole genome shotgun sequence genome has a window encoding:
- the LOC119996612 gene encoding NADP-dependent malic enzyme-like isoform X2, protein MESVLINGIDKDYKNGVAGGVEDVYGEDSATEDQLVTPWTVSVASGYTLLRDPHHNKGLAFNEKERDAHYLRGLLPPAIATQELQEKKLMHNLRQYQVPLQRYMAMMDLQERNERLFYKLLIDNVEELLPVVYTPTVGEACQKYGSIFRRPQGLYISLKEKGKVLEVLKNWPEKSIQVIVVTDGERILGLGDLGCQGMGIPVGKLSLYTALGGVRPSACLPVTIDVGTNNERLLNDEFYIGLKQKRATGQEYNELLEEFMSAVKQNYGEKVLVQFEDFANHNAFELLAKYSQSHLVFNDDIQGTASVVLAGLLAALKLVGRTLGDHKFLFLGAGEAGTGIAELIALEISRQTKAPVEETRKQIWLVDSKGLIVSSRKESLQHFKKPWAHEHEPVKELVDAVKEIKPTVLIGTSGVGKTFTKEVVEAMSSFNEKPFILALSNPTSHSECTAEEAYTWSEGRAIFASGSPFDPVTYNGKVFVPGQANNAYIFPGFGLGLIISGAIRVRDDMLLAASEALAAQVTQENYDKGLIYPPFTNIRKISAHIAAKVAAKVYELGLASRLPRPKDLVKHAESCMYSPVYRNYR, encoded by the exons TGGATATACATTGCTGCGAGACCCACACCATAACAAAGGTCTTGCTTTCAATGAAAAAGAGAGGGATGCTCATTACTTGCGTGGGCTTCTGCCTCCCGCAATTGCGACTCAGGAGCTGCAG GagaagaaattgatgcataatcTTCGCCAGTACCAAGTTCCTTTGCAACGATACATGGCAATGATGGATTTGCAG GAGAGGAATGAAAGGCTGTTTTACAAGCTTCTGATTGATAATGTCGAGGAACTGCTCCCGGTTGTGTATACTCCAACAGTTGGTGAAGCTTGCCAGAAGTATGGGAGCATTTTCAGGCGCCCTCAGGGTCTCTACATCAGTCTTAAAGAGAA GGGCAAGGTTCTTGAAGTATTGAAGAACTGGCCAGAGAAAAGCATTCAAGTTATAGTTGTTACCGACGGTGAGCGTATTTTGGGGTTAGGGGATCTTGGCTGCCAG GGAATGGGGATTCCTGTAGGGAAACTTTCTTTGTACACAGCACTAGGAGGAGTACGCCCCTCAGCA TGCTTGCCTGTAACCATTGATGTTGGAACAAACAACGAGAGATTACTGAATGACGAGTTCTATATCGGACTTAAGCAAAAGAGAGCAACTGGACAG GAATACAATGAACTTCTGGAAGAGTTCATGAGTGCAGTTAAGCAAAATTATGGGGAGAAAGTCCTTGTACAG TTTGAAGATTTTGCGAACCACAATGCATTTGAGCTGCTGGCCAAATACAGCCAAAGTCACCTTGTCTTCAATGATGACATACAG GGTACAGCATCTGTGGTCCTAGCAGGGCTTCTTGCAGCTCTGAAACTAGTTGGCAGAACCTTAGGTGACCATAAATTCTTGTTCCTAGGTGCCGGAGAG GCTGGAACGGGCATAGCTGAGCTTATAGCTCTTGAGATTTCAAGACAG ACCAAAGCTCCGGTTGAAGAGACGCGCAAGCAAATTTGGCTCGTGGATTCAAAG gGATTGATTGTTAGCTCCCGTAAAGAGTCACTTCAGCACTTCAAGAAACCTTGGGCTCATGAGCATGAACCTGTCAAGGAACTCGTGGATGCTGTTAAG GAAATTAAACCAACAGTGCTGATAGGGACATCTGGAGTAGGAAAAACATTCACAAAGGAGGTGGTTGAGGCCATGTCATCATTCAATgag AAACCTTTTATTCTTGCTCTGTCCAATCCCACCTCACACTCTGAGTGTACAGCAGAAGAAGCTTATACATGGAGTgag GGTAGGGCAATCTTTGCTAGTGGAAGTCCATTTGACCCTGTTACGTATAATGGGAAAGTTTTTGTCCCCGGACAG GCAAACAATGCTTACATATTCCCCGGGTTTGGTTTGGGGTTGATCATATCTGGTGCCATTCGTGTGAGAGATGACATGCTTTTGGCAGCCT CTGAAGCTTTGGCTGCTCAAGTGACCCAAGAAAACTACGACAAGGGACTGATTTACCCACCATTCACTAATATCCGCAAAATATCAGCTCACATTGCCGCCAAGGTTGCTGCTAAGGTTTATGAACTTG GGCTGGCATCTCGTCTCCCTCGTCCAAAAGATCTTGTCAAGCATGCAGAGAGCTGTATGTACAGCCCAGTCTACAGAAACTACCGCTGA